The genomic DNA GCCGATCACCAGGACGTGGTTGAGGTCTGTGCGGCGTGGCATTACTTGCCCTCCCCTGCCATCAGGTTGGCGAACTTGTCGAACAGGTACTCGGCGTCGTGCGGACCGGCCGCGGCCTCCGGGTGGTACTGCACCGAGAAGGCGCGCCCGTCGAGCAGCGAAACACCTTCCACCACACCGTCGTTGGCGCAGGTGTGGCTGACCACGGCGCGGCCGAACGGGGTGTCGAACTCTTCCCCGGCTTCGCCTTCCAGCGCGAAACCGTGGTTCTGTGCGGTGATCGCGATGCGGCCGGTGGCCTGCTCAACGACCGGGATGTTGATGCCGCGGTGCCCGAAGGTCATCTTGTAGGTCGAGCGACCGAGCGCGCGGCCCAGAATCTGGTTGCCGAAGCAGATGCCGAACAACGGGATTCCGGCTGCAAGCACCTGCTGGGTGACCTCGACCATGTGGTCGGCCGTGGCCGGGTCGCCCGGGCCGTTGGACAGGAACACCCCGTCGACCTTGAGGGCGGCGATCTCGTCGAACGTCACCGCCGACGGCAGCACGTGGCTGCGGATGCCGCGGGCGGCGAAGTTCCGCGGGGTGTTGGTCTTGATCCCGAGGTCGATGGCCGCGATGGAGAAGCGCTCCGCGCCAACGGGTTCGACGACGTACCGGTCGCCGGTGCTGACCTCGCCGGCCAGGTCGGCGCCCAGCATCGACGGCTGGTTGCGGACGCGGTCCACCAGCGTGTCGATGTCGGCCAGGGCCGGACCGGAGAAGACGCCGGCCTTCATCGACCCGAAGTTGCGCAGGTGCCGCACGATGGCGCGGGTGTCGACGCCCGCGACACCGACGATGCCCTGGCGCACCAGTTCGTCGTCGAGGGTGCCGGTGGCGCGCCAGTTGGAAGCGCGCGGCGACGGGTCGCGCACGACGTAGCCGGCAACCCAGATCTTGTCGTCGCGGCTTTCGTTGTCCTCGCCGTTCCAGCCGGTGTTGCCGATCTGCGGGGCGGTGGCCACCACGATCTGCCGGTGGTAGCTCGGGTCGGTCAGCGTCTCCTGGTAGCCGGACATGCCGGTGGAGAACACTGCCTCACCCAGGGTCTCGCCCACGGCGCCGAACGGCGTGCCGGTGAACACCCGGCCGTCCTCCAGCACCAGTACGGCGGTCTGATCGCTCGTCACTTACTGTCCTCCTCAACCCATTTGGCCAGTTCGCGACGGTCGTCGCTGCGGAATCCGGTATCGATCTCGGTGCCCGACGGCAGCCGCCA from Mycolicibacterium phocaicum includes the following:
- the carA gene encoding glutamine-hydrolyzing carbamoyl-phosphate synthase small subunit; the protein is MTSDQTAVLVLEDGRVFTGTPFGAVGETLGEAVFSTGMSGYQETLTDPSYHRQIVVATAPQIGNTGWNGEDNESRDDKIWVAGYVVRDPSPRASNWRATGTLDDELVRQGIVGVAGVDTRAIVRHLRNFGSMKAGVFSGPALADIDTLVDRVRNQPSMLGADLAGEVSTGDRYVVEPVGAERFSIAAIDLGIKTNTPRNFAARGIRSHVLPSAVTFDEIAALKVDGVFLSNGPGDPATADHMVEVTQQVLAAGIPLFGICFGNQILGRALGRSTYKMTFGHRGINIPVVEQATGRIAITAQNHGFALEGEAGEEFDTPFGRAVVSHTCANDGVVEGVSLLDGRAFSVQYHPEAAAGPHDAEYLFDKFANLMAGEGK